AAATCATCAAAATTGCGCATGCAATAGCGCCTGTTTTTGGCGGGATAAATCTTGAGGATATTGATTCTCCGAAATGCTTTGAGATTGAAGAGCGCCTGAAAAAAGAGTTAGACATTCCGGTTATGCATGACGATCAGCACGGCACAGCAATCGCCATTTTTGCAGGCCTCTTGAATGCGCTCAAGCTAACAAAAAGAAAAATCGAAAGCGCTAAAATCGTAATTCAGGGCGCTGGAGCAGCAGGAAATGCGACTACAAAGCTGCTTGTTCTTGCAGGGGCAAAAAACGTTATTGTTTGCGATTCTCGCGGCGCGATTTACGCAGGCCGGTTTGAAAATATGGATAATTACAAGATTCAGCTTGCCGCAATTACTAACAAAGGCAGGTTTTCGGGAAGCCTTGCCGATGCAGTGAAAGGCGCGGATTTTTTTGTCGGAGTTTCTGCGCCAAACACAGTGACTTTGGAAATGGTTAAATCGATGGCAAAGGACCCGATTATTTTTGCGCTTGCAAATCCGGTTCCGGAAATAACTGCCGAGATTGCAAAAGAGGCAGGCGCTAAAGTTATCGCAACCGGCAGAAGTGACTGTCCGAATCAGATAAACAATGTTCTTTGCTTTCCGGGAATTTTCAGAGGCGCGCTTGATTCGCGGGCAAAAGAGATAACTGAAGAAATGAAGCTGGCTGCGGCGCGCGCAATTGCAGGGCTTGTGTCTGATTCTGAACTGCGCGAGGAATACATAATTCCGTCAGTTCTTGACCGTCGTGTTGCAGCTGCAGTGGCCGATGCGGTGAAAAAAGCCGGTAAATAATACTTACAGGCACCCATTATTTCTGTTAAACTTCGTTTAATTGCCAAAAACAAGCTTTAAAAGCTAAACTCGCTCATTAGATTTATGGACGTACTTGAATTGATACCTACTGAAGAGGAAGTCGGAAAGTGGATAGTATCTTCAGTGAATCATTGTTTTAATGTGGAGTTTTACTTAGAGAAATTGAATATAAACTATCCGTTTATTCAGAGACCGCACGATTTAGAAGGCGAAGGGAATAAGCTTTCATGGCCCGTCATAAAAGGTTTTGCTTTGCAGTATCGCGAACCGAAAGTTGATTTTAATACGTACATACAACCCGCTCTTGAATTGCATCGCAAACAGCATCATC
This window of the Nanoarchaeota archaeon genome carries:
- a CDS encoding NAD-dependent malic enzyme, with amino-acid sequence MNYAEESLKLHAQKKGKMEIKSKVALATKEDLSLAYTPGVAAVSAAIAKDKSKVYEYTSKGNTIAILTDGSRVLGLGNIGPEAALPVMEGKAILFKEFGGVDAFPICLATQDIEEIIKIAHAIAPVFGGINLEDIDSPKCFEIEERLKKELDIPVMHDDQHGTAIAIFAGLLNALKLTKRKIESAKIVIQGAGAAGNATTKLLVLAGAKNVIVCDSRGAIYAGRFENMDNYKIQLAAITNKGRFSGSLADAVKGADFFVGVSAPNTVTLEMVKSMAKDPIIFALANPVPEITAEIAKEAGAKVIATGRSDCPNQINNVLCFPGIFRGALDSRAKEITEEMKLAAARAIAGLVSDSELREEYIIPSVLDRRVAAAVADAVKKAGK